In Streptomyces sp. NBC_01381, the sequence AGCCGACGGCGTACGAGCAGACCACGCCCGCCGCGAGGCCGATCACCGCCGCGCCCAGGATGCCGACGGCCCCGCACGACGGGGTGATCGCCACCAGGCCCGCGACCGCGCCCGACGCCGCACCGAAGGTGGTGGGGTGACCGTCGCGCCGCTGTTCCACGAAGAGCCAGCCGAGCAGGCCCGTGCAGCCGGCAAGGAGCGTGTTGAGGAGGGCGGCCGCGGCGAGGCCGTTCGCGCCGAGCGCCGAGCCGCCGTTGAAGCCGAGCCAGCCGAACCAGAGCAGGCCCGCGCCCATCAGGACCATCGGCAGGTTGTGCGGGCGCATCGCGTCCTTCTTGAAGCCGATGCGCGGGCCGATCACCAGGCACAGGGCGAGTCCCGAGGCGCCCGACGCGATCTCCACGACCAGGCCGCCCGCGAAGTCGATGGCGCCGAGGGAGGAGGAGATCCAGCCGTCAGGGCCCCACACCCAGTGCGCCACGGGAACGTATACGAGCAGCGCCCACAGCGGCACGAAGACGAGCCAGGCGGCGAACTTCGCGCGGTCCGCGATCGCGCCGCTGATCAGCGCCGTGGTGAGGATCGCGAAGGTCAGCTGGAAGGTGGTGAAGAGGAGGGTGGGGACCGTCCCGGTGAGCGTGCTCGGTCCGATGCCCGCCATACCCAGGTGGTCCAGGCCGCCGATCAGGCCCGCGAAGGCGTCGTCGCCGAAGGCGAGCGAGTAGCCCGCGAGCAGCCATACGACGGTGACCAGGGCGATCGACACGAAGCTCATGAGCAGCATGTTCAGGACGCTCTTCGTGCGGACCATGCCGCCGTAGAAGAGCGCGAGGCCCGGGGTCATGAGGAGGA encodes:
- a CDS encoding ammonium transporter translates to MTFLAAAQGPDTGDTAWLLAATALVLLMTPGLALFYGGMVRTKSVLNMLLMSFVSIALVTVVWLLAGYSLAFGDDAFAGLIGGLDHLGMAGIGPSTLTGTVPTLLFTTFQLTFAILTTALISGAIADRAKFAAWLVFVPLWALLVYVPVAHWVWGPDGWISSSLGAIDFAGGLVVEIASGASGLALCLVIGPRIGFKKDAMRPHNLPMVLMGAGLLWFGWLGFNGGSALGANGLAAAALLNTLLAGCTGLLGWLFVEQRRDGHPTTFGAASGAVAGLVAITPSCGAVGILGAAVIGLAAGVVCSYAVGWKFRFDYDDSLDVVGVHLVGGVIGTLLIGLFATATMTDGAEGLFYGGGLAQLGKQTLAVLAVAAYTFAVTYGIGKAIDKLMGFRASAEDELTGLDQTHHAETAYDHGVLVGGPLKGSTVPHHPKGSTLA